The genomic region CAAGGGGAATTGTCTTGTTTCTGATACATATGCTTCCTTTAAACTTAAAAAACTGTCTGTATATCTgtcatggtttaggaatggtcCTCCCCCCAATTCAGTGCCCCCACTGAGACTCTCCCAAGCCAGATGCCACTTGCTCACTCTCCTCAATTCCCCTTGTCCTTCCCACACCAGGGATGGAGTTGAAaattggaggcacaaaaggtTAAAATCACAGGTTGAGATAAGAAGAGCTTACTGGAAATAGCGGCAAGATAAGAAAagaacagtaacagcaacaatactAATGCCAAAAGTGTACCCAGAGTGGGTGATTTACGTACAAAATGCTCACCAGGCCTGAGATAACTAAACAGTGAGGGATGAACCCTAAGCCCACCACTGGAAAGGAACATGCTTCTCCTTGGAGGAGAAGAGTCCCTTCTCCCCAACCTGGGACCCTGGCCATGAGGTAAGATGGTATTGAATAACATTTGGGTCTTGGACTTGcccacacagctccaggctctgcccccTCACAACTACTGCAAAGAATTAACCCTGTCCTTGGCTGAAACTTAGACACcctcacaattttttttttaatgtacctTGAATTACCCATGTGTTACATCCCACAAAGGACAAATACTGCTTTCAGGGATCCCTCCAAACCTTGTACTCAAGTGTGAAGTAGTCAGTCATTAAATACTGATGATACAAGTTTCCTTATGGCAGAGATGTGACACCTGGCACTTCCAACTGCTACTTAAAAACTGAAATACTTACATACTTCCTGGAGGTGCTCTGCAGATCACCACCTGCCCACGAAGACTTGCTACATATGTCTGAATGTGTGACcattctaattttaaaaaacatgttCTAGAACTTGATACAGTGCCTTGAAGATTTCTCTGAGAATCTGACACGTAGAGAAAAAATATAGGTAAGCATGACATTTACAAAGCACTtttgaaaaatcagaaatgttAAGTGAATCAGCAGGGTAGTGTGTTTCACTGCACTTTAGCCAAGTGGATCTTTTGTTAAGTGCTTCCAATGGAATTCTGGCACTGAGCTGAATCTCCTAATGCGGCTGGGACAAAAGAATTTTGTGCCAAAATTACCAGGTCAAGGTATTGTGCAATTAGTTTAAGGACCCAACTTTTGCCCATCTTTTAACCATTTATTAAAAGAGCTCTCCTTAAATAAGACTGTTCAGAGACGTGTCTTCTGATGCTCACACCTAAGTTAAAGTCTAAGTAAAAAGGGTCATTTCAAGAGCTTCAAGTGTCTAGATAGGATTAGGCAATTAAACTCTTGAGGATCCACACAAAATGATCAGagtatatacacacacacacagagggacaAGAAACTCATAAATTGAAAAAATGCTTACACATAGCACTTCGATGATTCTGTGAAAGAGTTCAGATGGTTCAACTTCCCACAACCATAATTTCTAATAAATTTTCAACAAGGTCCATCAGAAAGCAAATCAGAAGTAATGTGCATGATTACCAAACACATATCGCTGGGTAACACTAAGGACTTGCCTTCTCATTGTCTACAGTTTCTTTTATAGCCCTCTCCCTTCCATCACCAAAAGCATAGCCTTGATTTAAATTTTCTAACAAAACTAAGTTCATGCTGCAGAGAACAGCCTCCTCTTCTGTGGGTGTAGCAAGCCTATCATAAAAGTGTAAGTGACATTTATATCAATGCAGGTCTTAACTCCTATTCTAGCTAGCAGAGAGAGTTTTGGCAATCAAGCTTCAATTTTCAAGTGTAGATATGCTTGGcttctttttggttttaatttaaaaaggcAACTAGAGACTTCTTCCCAAAGAACGAATAGAACGCCAGGTCAGGCAACAGTCATTTATTTATTGACTTAAACAAGCAAAAGGTATCCTCAGACATAATGGCTACCACTTGAGCAATACAAATCAATGCTACCGAAGAACAGGGaacatcttttctttcacccctcccatcCCAGAAGTAACAATAGAAACACCAGGACCCctagagaaaagagaaggagaaaaatcatAAAAGGTACTTAAAATGAGCTGCAGAGTTGAAACATGGACACTAAAAAAATCATTAGCTAATCCACCACATCACCACAATTACCTCAAAACCAGCTTTCCTTGTTCCACTTCCACCAGGTACCAAATATATAGCACTGTTTAACAGCGATTTCAATGTATTAACAACTGTCCTCAGCTGAAGAACAGTAATTACTATTTATATTAAATTCGAGGCTACAGATAGAAAGAAAGGTTTCCATAGACTACAGTGCACATTAATGAAAAGAGAATGGGGAGAAACAAAGCTACTTTTAAATTACTGTACGTCTCTATCAATCAAGCAATTTGTTCTGTACTGATAGCTCACTGAAGAcacaatatcctgtcagattATGGCAACTCTACTCACCCTGTGACAGTGTATCTGATGAATGTATCTATGAAGGATTTATCTGTAAATCTCCTAAACTGTAGGCCACTGAAAATCCCagtttgctgctcctgtgtgcgTGGTTTTCAATCAGACATcagcaaaaaaaagcaaacacattGCATGCAAAACAACTGTTACTAAATAATTTAGTCTGCCTTGTAACAGTCAAAGATGTGAATACGGCATTCCTCAGATTAAGAGAAAACATTAGGAGTCTTTAGTTTTGCGGGCAAGGAGACCTTTTATTTTAATCCATTAAAAGAACCCAAAATAGTCAGCAGGTGGCCACATCTATCCATGTTTCATTAAAATCACATAAAACCTAAGTACAAAAGCACCACTGATTATTGCTCTAGAAAAACTGCATGAAAAATTCCAATACACACAGTAAAAACATCACCATATGCACAAGACATAATTTCTTAAAGCAAGTGTATGGAATGCTGATCCAATTTTACACATACCTTGCAATATTAAGTTGATATTTAGATTACTTGGCAACAATGGGAATTTCTAAAAGCACTGTTATGAGAAGGGAAATGTTCATATACAGTTTAATATGTCAACTATTATAGTCCTAAAAAAATTAGCATTTACAAAATACTtgataaaaatatcttttaaaagtTGTCCAAGAGGTACATAAAATCAACCCAAAATTTTCATGGTATTTCATTCATTCTTGTCACCTACAGATTCAGTTTTCTGAGCctgtggagaaaaaaagaaagaaactaaATTACTATAGTGAAATGCTATTAGGTACCTAAATACCCAAGCTATCCTTACTCCTTGGATTTCTTACTTGCAACAGCTCCAAACCTGTGTCCATAGGATATCTACACAACCGGAACAGTTACAGTCACACACTTGTCTCAACTCACGGGTCCCAGCTTTTCAAAAGCAATACAAGCCTTACCTGTCAGCTTCCACGGTTCACACTGAAAAGCACCACACTACCACCTGTTCCTATCCACTGCACACATGCTGAATGCTCTACCGCACCCTTAACTTTCACTGTTTCAATCTGCCCTTTTACTGACAGTGTGCTGGGTGGGGCACCTCTGGATGTTGAAACACTAACAGTTGAGCGAGATGAGAATCTGCAATAACATTATGGGCaataaaaagaaacattatGAACATGCTAACAATGTCTGAAAGgctgaataattaaaaaacacTGATTCAATCAGCAGGAGGTATGTGTGGAAAGTACCTCTTCAGCTTTATTTTCACCATTTTCAGATGGTGTAGTACCTTCCTTTGCAGCTTCTTGCTTTTCATCCTTCTTCCCTTTAGCACCTTTGCTGGCCTTTGTTCCAGGTTCCTTCTGACAGAAGATTAAAAACATGGCCATAGACCTTGTATGAGTAGCCAGAACCCTGCATCTTTATCAAAACAACTTTCACATGAACTAAACAGCAAGTCTTGGCAAGCTTCATGTGCTGGACTGAAACAGAAAACCATCTAAAGGCTACCTGAAAACTGTAAACCCACATAAGTTACATAGAGACTCAACATTTCTAGAAAATGGTGGTGTCTGCTTCTTTAGTTTTTCTGCTAATTTTTTCAAGGATACAAAACCCTGCCAGACTGCTTTGGTTGGGCTGTCCTATGAGGTATATACAGGATATCTGTGTGAACAAATGCAATTACAGTATATTGAAAGCTTATTCAGCCAAACACAGACACCACACTGTTTGTGTAACTACAGCACCACACTTtcaattaatataaaatattaaattagattttaaaaattaagctTTTTTGTTGGCTGTCCTTTTGTTACTCTGGTAACATCTGTGATGGTCATTCCATGTCAACGAAAGCACCAGCCAACACACTAGGGAAGCAAACTGATAAAAGTCCATCTGCAGCAACACAAAGCAAAGAATTTATCAAAAGGAATTATTCTAACAGCCACAATTTCATTTTGAGATTTGCTCTTAATTTCTATGTTGAAGTCtactatttttttataaatccTTTCTCTATGTACTTATTTATGTTTGTGATCTAAACTTAGCAGAGACATAGGTTAAGCAGCTAAAGTCCAATGGGATAAAATTTAAATGGCattgcatttattattttacattaGTATTTAAAATAGTTCTGATTAACACTGGATATCTTCCATGCAATCATTTGCTCCAAATTCTCCATGCAAATGGCAATAATAGCTGTGAACAGGCATATTAATGTCTGCCTTCCTTCATTTACTACCCTTCCCCACTGATGCCCATACAGGAGTGGGACAGTGAGGAGACCAGTAACCCAGTAATCCCAGTTTCAAGGCAGCCTGAATTACTCCTTCCACCCCTCAGCTTCAATGTTACATAGCAGCTTAATTTGGAAGTTTACAGTTGATACAAACACAGTTATAACTCTTCACCTACAAAACAATAAACTAAGGAGTTGACTTAGCAAATTCATAACATCCAAGCTTTTAACAATAAAAAATATGTGAAATCTGCAGCCTCTTTCATTGTTTACTAGGAAGTTCAGAGTATACACTTGCTGTTTTCTGTTGAGGAGACCAAGATTAACATATTCCTTAAAATGTGATCCAGTTagggtttggaaaaaaaagataactgTATTAAAAAGCTACTTACAGTAATATCATAAAGGATTTGAGTCACCCAAAATAAGCTTCAAATGTATCTCACACAACTTAGACTGGGTCCATGACACCAAGCTCATCCCACACATATGTGAAGCTACAGAAGCTGTCACATTCCCTTCTTTATTAATACTCTTTTTAAGAGGGGAGAGCAGGATAGACTCAGCACGATTTACTGGTAATTTTATATGATAAATCAAACAGTGTTTAAAGTCAGAGTTTTACTTTACATGTGGACTTTGTATCCTGGCACTTGCCCAACTGAGATGACAATAAAAGGACTTGAAAAATGGAAGTATGAGGAGTGCTAGACGCAGTGTCCAGCGTGggagcttttttcccccaataaaGCAATTGCTCTTATTCAACATTCCCCTTAGGCACAAATAAATCTACAGTTTCTGAAGTACATGATTTATatgcaaaaatcccaaaaaggTATTTCAAACACTAATAAGATTTTAATTTGACTGTAACTGGCCcagaaaacccaaaccattcaatttaaatatatttaatttcacCTTTAATTATAATTGTGcattctcagcagcagccaggcttcAAGAACAGATAAGAGTTTCTCAGTACAAAATGAAGTACTGCACCTCTAGACAAGGAAACAGAATGATACAGAGTAATCTCAAATGCTTTTGTAGAAATTGCTAGGTCTCAGGAAGAGTTTACTCAACCAAGCCTGTACTTTTCAGGAAAGGTGTAGTAAAGGTAAAAATTCTTCTAAAACTAGCAATTCACTACAAACTAACATGGTCTGCATATCAAATAGGCAAGACATTTTCTTTGGGCCAGTAATGAGGCCAGGAAGGGgtggaacagaaagaaaagaatgatctaATTTGCGTTTTTCTTCCAGGGAGggggggcagggagctgcagagagggcagggaagccCATGCctcaaaaaaaaatgctgtgaaTTGAACTGTTTGCAACATAAAGAAGGGGTATACTTGCTTACTATTGGCTAAAACAATGGTAACTAAAAAGAAGGAGTATTTACCTTTGTTGTTTTCCTTGGTTTGGGTTCAGGTTTTGGTGGAGCAGGTTTCTATAAAACATTTTGAGTTGCACAACATGTTAGACACATCACCAGAAGCCAGCCTCCTCCACACCCTGCTTCCCCCCCACCCTACACCTTCCCTTACTTCCTGCTCAATAGTATGCATCTAAAAAAAGTCTGAAAAACCTTACTGCACAAATGCACCTCATCTCTGAACACACCTGTCTGCATTAGCTCACTCATCTAGAACTGAAAGCAACTTGGGGGTCACTATGAGTAAAACACTGAGATTAGTAGTAACTATTAAAAAATCCCCCATCAGCTATATTCTAACAGAGAAGAGGAAATAATAGCAGTGGCATCAAATGAAGTCCTTGAAACAcagctccttctcctttccagagAAGTAACTGCATTTCCACAACTAACATTAGCctgcaaaatgaaataaagtcaATACTGCACCTAACAGACAGTTTTGCACTGAAGTGGGGAAATATATCTTTTGTCAGAACAATCTGAAAACCTGaaaccaagaaaacaaagatAACTTCATTGCTAGAGTTCTTAAATATCCCTCGCAAGAATAAAAATTGAATCAAGCAAAATGTAAAGAACTTGTTTGGTCTGAGAAACCATATGTGCTTAGAAAATAATATACCAGGAGGTACTACACATACTTACAGCTGACAGTCTTGCTGATCGTCTTGTGGgctacaggggaaaaaaaaaaaaaaaaaaaaagaacatttttacaGGCTTACAGGAAAAACTATCCAAAGCAACATAGTATCAGTCATTCCACAGGACAGCATAAAATATGCATCTATAAAAATATGTGTCTATTGCCAAACACAGTTCACGTCTCATCACCTTGGACACTCAAAATTTTAAAGGGACGGAGTGATGTGAAAGTTAGAAATAAAAGTTGTGCAGGAATTATACCATCTAAACTGATGCCTCCTTGGGACTACCTAAAAACAGAAGCCAGACAAAATTAAGGGAGTAAAAAGCTGTTATATTTATTGATGGCCTTCAGGTACATTTCAGGCAGATAAAGCCCCCCAGGGGCTATACCTAAATTTAATGGATGACAGGTCAGGGGTTTTCCTACTTTTATAGgtctggtccatttgcatattggggtCAAtcttccaattacagcttcaggtaatgaagtaaTTTACTCCAAGTTTGCTCCTTCCCAACTCCCTTTTGTTTACATCTCTCCAGGCCTGAGACAGCGAGGTGTCCTTGACGTCCAGGCCTAgagaggaattgttttgtctgatGAAAATGGGAAAGTAGTAGCTAACATCCTATATGGAGTTTAGGGTTATACACTAAAGAATTGCAGGATTACAAATGtatggaaaatataaaagctaaaattcTAAGGCATCAAAAGCTCAACACAGTTTAAtacctcacacacacacacaacttTTACAACTACTTCTCAGTCCCTTCCTGGTCTGTGAAAGGTTCACAAATCCAGTAAGCTTGACTACCTGTGCAAAGGACTGAACCTTTTTCATACAGACTTAGCATGATGTTTTTAGAATCTAGCAGATGTTACTTGTAAT from Agelaius phoeniceus isolate bAgePho1 chromosome 3, bAgePho1.hap1, whole genome shotgun sequence harbors:
- the HMGN3 gene encoding high mobility group nucleosome-binding domain-containing protein 3 isoform X1 encodes the protein MFKTNYTLLLASRGRPSPEGAEGKDAAKVTKQEPTRRSARLSAKPAPPKPEPKPRKTTKKEPGTKASKGAKGKKDEKQEAAKEGTTPSENGENKAEEAQKTESVGDKNE
- the HMGN3 gene encoding high mobility group nucleosome-binding domain-containing protein 3 isoform X4, whose amino-acid sequence is MPKRKSPEGAEGKDAAKVTKQEPTRRSARLSAKPAPPKPEPKPRKTTKKEPGTKASKGAKGKKDEKQEAAKEGTTPSENGENKAEEAQKTESVGDKNE
- the HMGN3 gene encoding high mobility group nucleosome-binding domain-containing protein 3 isoform X2, which translates into the protein MFKTNYTLLLASRGRPSPEGAEGKDAAKVTKQEPTRRSARLSAKPAPPKPEPKPRKTTKEPGTKASKGAKGKKDEKQEAAKEGTTPSENGENKAEEAQKTESVGDKNE
- the HMGN3 gene encoding high mobility group nucleosome-binding domain-containing protein 3 isoform X6 gives rise to the protein MFKTNYTLLLASRGRPSPEGAEGKDAAKVTKQEPTRRSARLSAKPAPPKPEPKPRKTTKEPGTKASKGAKGKKDEKQEAAKEGSEN
- the HMGN3 gene encoding high mobility group nucleosome-binding domain-containing protein 3 isoform X5 — encoded protein: MFKTNYTLLLASRGRPSPEGAEGKDAAKVTKQEPTRRSARLSAKPAPPKPEPKPRKTTKKEPGTKASKGAKGKKDEKQEAAKEGSEN
- the HMGN3 gene encoding high mobility group nucleosome-binding domain-containing protein 3 isoform X3; the encoded protein is MFKTNYTLLLASRGRPSPEGAEGKDAAKVTKQEPTRRSARLSAKPAPPKPEPKPRKTTKKEPGTKASKGAKGKKDEKQEAAKEGTTPSENGENKAEEILISLNC